From Carassius auratus strain Wakin chromosome 10, ASM336829v1, whole genome shotgun sequence, a single genomic window includes:
- the myl10 gene encoding myosin regulatory light chain 2B, cardiac muscle isoform, translating into MAPKKAKKKEAASSNVFSMFEQSQIQEFKEAFTIMDQNRDGFIDKNDLRDTFAALGRLNVGNDELDEMLKEASGPINFTVFLTMFGEKLKGTDPEETILNAFKIFDPEGTGILKGEEIKYHLMSQADKFTEAEVNQMFTNFPLDVAGNLDYKNLCYVITHGEDKEQE; encoded by the exons ATG GCACCAAAGAAGGCCAAGAAGAAGGAAGCTGCCAGCTCCAATGTGTTTAGCATGTTTGAGCAGTCGCAGATCCAGGAGTTCAAAGAG GCTTTCACCATCATGGACCAGAACAGAGATGGCTTCATTGACAAAAACGACCTGAGGGACACATTTGCTGCTTTGG GACGTCTCAACGTTGGCAACGATGAGCTTGATGAAATGCTAAAGGAAGCCTCCGGCCCTATTAACTTCACCGTCTTCCTCACCatgtttggagagaagctcaaag GTACAGACCCTGAAGAGACTATTCTCAATGCCTTTAAGATCTTCGACCCAGAGGGCACAGGAATCCTTAAAGGAGAAGA GATAAAATATCACCTTATGTCCCAGGCAGACAAATTTACAGAGGCTGAG GTAAACCAGATGTTCACAAATTTCCCCTTGGATGTGGCTGGCAACCTGGACTACAAAAACCTGTGCTACGTCATCACCCACGGAGAAGATAAAGAACAGGAGTAA